From the genome of Bacteroides sp. MSB163, one region includes:
- a CDS encoding efflux RND transporter periplasmic adaptor subunit — translation MNKKVKWGIIIFIGAGLIGWGIYSQLPKENKELAAADKVMSSNRNSKKALNVNAKIIKPQLLKDEIKISGSLLPDEEVDLSFETSGKIIEINFEEGSQVKKGQLLAKVNDRPLQAQLQRLVAQLKLAEDRVFRQNALLERDAVSKEAYEQVKTELATLNADIDLIEANIAQTELRAPFDGVIGLRQVSVGTYASPTTIVAKLTKISPLKVEFSVPERYANDVKIGAGVNFGLEGKLETFHAKVYARESRMDQNTHTLTLRALYPNTNGNVMPGRYADIRLSKNEIHDALAVPSEAIVPEMGKDKIFLYKSGKAQPVEIQTGIRTEAETQVLQGLQTGDTIIISGTLQLRTGLPVTLDNIY, via the coding sequence ATGAATAAAAAAGTTAAATGGGGCATTATCATTTTCATTGGTGCCGGACTGATAGGTTGGGGTATTTATTCCCAGCTTCCTAAAGAGAATAAAGAATTGGCAGCTGCCGACAAAGTTATGAGCAGTAACCGCAATAGCAAAAAAGCATTAAATGTAAACGCAAAGATCATAAAGCCACAGCTGCTCAAAGATGAAATCAAAATCAGCGGTAGCCTGTTACCTGATGAAGAAGTGGATCTTTCTTTTGAAACCTCAGGTAAAATCATAGAAATCAATTTTGAGGAAGGCAGCCAGGTTAAAAAAGGACAACTGCTGGCTAAAGTGAACGACCGGCCTTTACAGGCACAGTTACAGCGTCTTGTTGCCCAATTGAAATTGGCAGAAGACCGCGTATTTCGCCAGAATGCATTGTTGGAGCGGGATGCAGTCAGTAAGGAAGCCTACGAGCAGGTAAAAACTGAACTGGCAACCCTGAATGCAGATATAGACCTGATAGAAGCTAACATTGCACAAACCGAGCTTCGTGCCCCGTTCGACGGTGTAATCGGTCTGCGTCAAGTCAGTGTCGGAACCTATGCTTCCCCCACTACTATCGTTGCCAAACTCACAAAAATATCTCCGCTGAAAGTAGAATTCTCCGTTCCCGAACGTTATGCCAATGACGTTAAAATCGGTGCAGGAGTAAACTTCGGACTTGAGGGTAAACTTGAAACGTTCCATGCCAAAGTGTACGCACGTGAGTCGAGAATGGATCAAAACACCCATACATTGACATTGCGTGCCCTCTACCCCAATACCAACGGTAATGTAATGCCGGGACGCTATGCGGATATCCGTTTAAGTAAAAATGAAATCCATGATGCCCTTGCCGTTCCATCCGAAGCTATCGTTCCGGAAATGGGTAAGGACAAGATTTTCCTTTATAAATCGGGAAAAGCCCAACCTGTAGAAATACAAACTGGCATACGTACAGAAGCTGAAACCCAAGTATTGCAGGGTTTGCAGACCGGAGATACAATTATAATTTCCGGTACATTACAGCTCCGCACAGGATTACCCGTAACATTGGATAATATCTATTAA